In one window of Thermodesulforhabdaceae bacterium DNA:
- a CDS encoding M48 family metalloprotease, with amino-acid sequence MIRKILAVVIGFLVLLGVSNDAKGLDLKDEIELGREVFRKVQETYRFLKSPEVNYYVMELGNRLSKHVAPAPYKYQFLVIDNDVPNAFTIPGGYVFVNTGLISLMAKEGELSSVLAHELAHAEGRHIHQKLEQQKTLMIASVAAMLAGALIGSPQLAQAITTGSIGGAQTIALSYSRDHEREADQIGLRILRAAGYPASDAVSAMQKLAQKQWQGRPGNYDYLMSHPGVLERIGYLSDISARLGTSGESNTSDSGLFPYAKITILGLNNDVLGLDRLINDAHQLGYNSSVVAYAQGVKAIGSGDIYNAAAYFDKAWQTQKGNLFVAAKYAEVLVRQRQFDKAEAVLSQALSLSPEHPVLHYRYGIILEEEGNFSQALKHYEKVLSSSDFFTDIEYHMGTTLGKLGRIREAHTYLGDYYAKIGDQRLALFHYEKALSLASSQNDKELIQSKLRKLKHKEQQEQPKEKPRPYSGIAPRRGI; translated from the coding sequence ATGATTCGTAAAATTCTGGCTGTTGTGATAGGGTTTTTGGTTTTGTTAGGGGTGTCCAATGATGCAAAGGGACTCGATCTCAAGGATGAGATTGAATTGGGGCGGGAGGTTTTTCGTAAAGTTCAGGAAACCTACCGCTTTCTCAAAAGCCCTGAGGTGAATTATTACGTTATGGAACTCGGTAACCGTCTTAGCAAGCATGTTGCTCCGGCTCCCTATAAGTATCAATTTTTGGTTATTGATAATGACGTTCCAAATGCTTTTACGATTCCCGGCGGATATGTTTTCGTGAACACAGGTTTAATAAGCCTTATGGCGAAGGAGGGAGAGCTTTCGTCAGTGCTAGCCCACGAGCTTGCTCACGCTGAAGGTAGGCACATTCACCAGAAGCTTGAACAGCAAAAAACTCTAATGATCGCGTCAGTTGCCGCTATGCTGGCGGGAGCTTTGATAGGTAGTCCTCAACTGGCTCAAGCTATAACCACCGGTAGTATAGGAGGAGCGCAAACTATTGCTTTAAGCTACAGTCGTGATCATGAACGTGAAGCGGATCAGATCGGGTTAAGAATACTTCGAGCTGCGGGTTATCCTGCCTCAGATGCTGTTTCGGCAATGCAGAAACTTGCTCAAAAACAGTGGCAGGGGCGACCCGGTAATTACGATTATTTGATGTCTCACCCTGGTGTTTTAGAACGTATTGGTTACTTATCGGATATTTCCGCTAGACTTGGAACTTCTGGGGAAAGTAATACATCCGATTCTGGATTGTTTCCTTACGCAAAGATTACCATTCTGGGGCTAAATAATGATGTTCTAGGGTTGGATCGCCTGATAAATGATGCTCACCAGCTAGGCTATAACAGCTCGGTTGTCGCTTATGCTCAGGGTGTAAAAGCCATTGGATCAGGGGATATTTATAATGCCGCTGCTTATTTTGATAAGGCATGGCAAACTCAAAAAGGAAACCTTTTTGTTGCGGCAAAATATGCTGAAGTGTTAGTCAGACAGAGGCAGTTTGATAAAGCCGAGGCTGTTCTTTCTCAAGCATTGAGCCTGTCGCCTGAACACCCCGTCCTTCACTATCGTTATGGAATAATTCTGGAGGAGGAGGGTAATTTCTCCCAGGCGCTTAAACATTACGAAAAGGTGTTATCATCTTCTGATTTCTTCACCGATATTGAGTATCACATGGGGACCACTTTAGGAAAACTCGGTCGTATCAGAGAAGCCCATACCTATCTTGGCGATTATTACGCAAAAATCGGCGATCAAAGACTCGCTCTTTTTCACTACGAAAAAGCCCTTTCTCTCGCTTCTTCTCAGAATGATAAAGAACTTATCCAGAGCAAGCTTAGGAAATTAAAACATAAAGAACAACAAGAACAACCCAAGGAAAAGCCCAGACCTTACTCTGGTATTGCGCCCAGGCGAGGCATTTAA